A single genomic interval of Helianthus annuus cultivar XRQ/B chromosome 13, HanXRQr2.0-SUNRISE, whole genome shotgun sequence harbors:
- the LOC110899183 gene encoding transportin-1 has protein sequence MPSKTLTLHPDPSSAVHFLSILHTDRDLMDDFVFTRIHLYPSKLGFQISSHSYLPPSLSLSLSLSLSLGDSETPAFLPLDNRQTCAGFVNDGGCGWKMMTLVGGQIGTILTRSTFCLLFQSPHVSLRKLALGTINQFILLMPPVLFMSMDTYLQGLFVLAIDPSSEVRKLVCSAFVQLIEVRPSFLEPHLCNVIEYMLQVNNDPDEEVSLEGCEFWSVFCEAPLPPDNLRSFLPRLIPVLLSNMAYADHDESLLDAEEDGSLLERDQGSYWISIKALRS, from the exons ATGCCCTCCAAAACTTTAACCCTTCACCCGGATCCATCATCAGCCGTCCATTTTCTTTCAATTCTTCACACGGATCGTGATCTGATGGATGATTTTGTTTTCACACGGATCCACCTTTACCCTTCCAAATTAGGGTTTCAGATCTCATCTCATTCCTATCtgcctccttctctctctctctctctctctctctctctctctctcggtgaTTCAGAAACCCCAGCATTCCTACCACTCGACAATCGTCAG ACATGCGCTGGGTTCGTCAACGATGGTGGCTGTGGGTGGAAGATGATGACGTTGGTTGGTGGCCAGATTGGTACCATCCTTACCAGATCTACCTTTTGTTTG TTATTTCAATCTCCACATGTCTCTCTTAGAAAGCTTGCTTTGGGCACTATAAATCAGTTCATTCTGTTGATGCCACCT GTTTTGTTTATGTCTATGGATACATACCTGCAAGGTTTATTTGTTCTTGCTATTGATCCATCATCAGAAGTACGGAAATTGGTTTGTTCGGCTTTTGTTCAGCTAATTGAAGTTCGTCCGTCTTTCCTTGAG CCACATTTATGTAACGTAATTGAATACATGCTACAAGTGAACAACGATCCTGATGAGGAAGTGTCACTTGAAGGCTGTGAATTTTG GTCTGTGTTTTGTGAAGCACCGTTGCCACCTGATAATTTACGATCATTCTTGCCACGTCTGATTCCC GTTCTGTTGTCAAACATGGCTTATGCCGACCATGATGAGTCACTACTTGATGCGGAG GAGGATGGTTCTCTTCTGGAGAGAGACCAG GGCTCTTATTGGATTTCTATCAAAGCACTCCGAAGCTGA